The segment TCGACGCGTGCGACCTCGTCGAATGCGAAGCGCGGGAGGCGAGGCCTGAGCTTCGATGGATCGCCGTAGCCCAGATTGACCAGAAAGTTGGCGCGGATCGTCGTGCCCGCAAAGAACGCTTCGTCGACCTTCCGTGCGTCGAACCCGGACATCGGCCCCGCGTCGAGCCCCAGCGCGCGGGCAGCCATGATCAAATAGGCGCCTTGCAGCGACGAGTTGCGAAACGCCGTTGCCTGAATAGCCGTGTCGTTGCCCGCGAACCAACTGCGCGCATCGGTGTGCGGGAACAGCTTGGGCAGATGCTCGTAAAAAGCCATGTCCATGCCGACGATCACCGTGACGGGCGCACTCATTGTTTTGTCGACGTTGCCCTCCGAAAGCGCGGGGCGCAGCTTTTCTTTTCCCTCGGGTGTTTTGACGAAGACGAACCTGCCGGGGCTCGAGTTGGCCGATGTCGGCCCGAGCAGCGTGAGTTCGATCAGTTGAGCGAGCACGGCATCGTCGACCGGGTGTGGCAACCACGCGCTATGCGTGCGCGCGTCACGGAACAGCTGATGGATGGCGTCGTCGGAAAGCATCATGTCGGGACCGAGGTCGGAGGTGAAGGGCTCGTCTGGAACCGCTCCATGATAGTCGCGGACGCGGTATTGTGCCGTGGCGCCAGCCATAGAGGGCCGGCCAAGGGTGAGCGCTTCAGTCGTCGAGCGATTCATGCACGCCTGCCGCGCCGCGGCGCCAGTAGGCCGACACGCGCATCTGCGATTTTGGCAGCCCCCGCCCGGCGATCAGCAATTCCCGCACCGCGCGCATCGCGCCGGCTTCGCCGGCCGCCCAGACGTAGCCTTCGCCTGGCGGCAGATAGAGTTCGCGCAACGCATCGAGGAGGGCGACGGGCGACGCCGCGTTGCCGCGATAACACCACGTCTCGTAGAGGTCCGCGCGCGTTTCGAACGATATACGTGCCGCAGGAGACGCCACCTCGAGCACGGCCGCCACGCGCGTGCCGGCGGGCAATTCCTCCAGGCGCCGCGCGATGGCCGGCAGCGCCGTTTCGTCGCCTATCAGGACATGCCAGTCGAAGCCTGTCGGGATGATGAACGACCCGCGCGGGCCGCCCACCCCAAGGTACTGACCGACCTGCGCCTGCGAGGCCCATTGCGTGGCGGGCCCGGCTTCGTGCAGCGCGAATTCCAGATCGAGTTCGCGCGCGGCACGATCGAAACGCCGGGGCGTGAAGTCGCGTGCTATGGGACGGGGCGCATCGTCGGGATACACAGGCCCGTTCGGCCCCATCGTCGGGAATGATGGGCGCTCCTGTCCAGGTGCCGGGATGAAGATCTTTACATGGTCGTCGAAAGAGGCGGATTCGAAATCCTGCAGATCATCGCCCCGCAGGGTTATGCGCACCAAGTGCGGATTCAGTGGGGTGACGCGGGCGATTTGCAGCAGGCGGAACTTCAACGGATGGCGCACCCGTGCTACCGCTAACGTCGGATTGTCGGACTCTGACATCGAAACTCCGGTTCGAGGGAGAGCGTTGCGCCAAAGGCGGTGCAACGAAAGGGTCTTTAGATATATCTAATGTATATATCTAAAGATATGATGTCAAGCCATCGAATCATCGCCAGGGTGCCGCTGCCGCACGTCGCTTCGATGTCTCCGTGAACACGCGCAACGCATTCGCGGGGGAGAGAGGGCTGGGAACGATAAGGTTTTTCTTTCAATGAAGGACACTTTATCTCGCTTGTCGTGAACGACGAAATTGCCAAAAATGCGGCTCAGTTCGAAGAATGGTTTGGTCTCGCCGGAGCATGTCGGTGGTTGACGTGGCACGTGCCACAGATAGTTTTTCTACTCGACGATACGGAGCGACGAGCGTGGTGTCCAGCCACTGCCGA is part of the Trinickia caryophylli genome and harbors:
- a CDS encoding malonic semialdehyde reductase, giving the protein MMLSDDAIHQLFRDARTHSAWLPHPVDDAVLAQLIELTLLGPTSANSSPGRFVFVKTPEGKEKLRPALSEGNVDKTMSAPVTVIVGMDMAFYEHLPKLFPHTDARSWFAGNDTAIQATAFRNSSLQGAYLIMAARALGLDAGPMSGFDARKVDEAFFAGTTIRANFLVNLGYGDPSKLRPRLPRFAFDEVARVD
- a CDS encoding siderophore-interacting protein yields the protein MSESDNPTLAVARVRHPLKFRLLQIARVTPLNPHLVRITLRGDDLQDFESASFDDHVKIFIPAPGQERPSFPTMGPNGPVYPDDAPRPIARDFTPRRFDRAARELDLEFALHEAGPATQWASQAQVGQYLGVGGPRGSFIIPTGFDWHVLIGDETALPAIARRLEELPAGTRVAAVLEVASPAARISFETRADLYETWCYRGNAASPVALLDALRELYLPPGEGYVWAAGEAGAMRAVRELLIAGRGLPKSQMRVSAYWRRGAAGVHESLDD